One window of the Salminus brasiliensis chromosome 1, fSalBra1.hap2, whole genome shotgun sequence genome contains the following:
- the hhla2b.1 gene encoding CD276 antigen homolog yields MGTPALHVMAAAAVQVSTCFLLAWLITETSGKTPDIQVACLFSKDCILPCSFKPTGGEEVQWFKQYDLVYSLPQGSDHPSEQFVGRTSVSAQQLALGNASLLLQRCGLQDRGRYKCRIAKAKEENESFVIVKVEAPIHSVNLEVTRLSGFEEVKCSTQGVYPAPRVSWSTEPPTLLKPVTRKIPNRLGLYDVESKLKRLRDQSNITYICTVNSSYSNQTWRASLTETVINDITLTSKLDSSLVWTEVNSAEGKDFTIPCKVPWVTRNFSLTWTFTLTGTNKPTVICTYDSEAQLLTNQWEGRAWLDALVVQAGDGSLRLLSPQSAENTGTYICIVSSLQRSHESQTAVNITSLAHESTV; encoded by the exons ATGGGGACCCCTGCCCTACATG tgatggcagcagcagcagtacagGTCTCCACTTGTTTCCTCCTCGCGTGGCTCATTACTGAGACAAGTGGAAAAACTCCAG ACATCCAGGTAGCCTGCCTGTTCTCTAAGGACTGCATCCTACCCTGCAGCTTCAAACCCACTGGTGGTGAGGAGGTCCAGTGGTTCAAGCAGTACGATCTGGTCTACAGTCTTCCACAGGGCAGTGACCATCCCAGTGAGCAGTTTGTGGGCAGGACATCAGTGTCAGCCCAGCAGCTTGCCCTAGGCAATGCCTCTCTCTTGCTGCAGCGCTGTGGGCTGCAGGATAGAGGGCGCTACAAGTGCCGCATCGCCAAGGCCAAAGAGGAGAATGAGTCCTTTGTTATAGTGAAAGTAGAAG CCCCTATCCACTCAGTGAACCTAGAGGTCACTCGTCTAAGTGGCTTCGAGGAGGTAAAGTGCTCCACTCAGGGCGTCTACCCTGCCCCTCGCGTGTCATGGTCTACTGAACCGCCCACACTGTTAAAACCGGTCACCCGCAAAATACCCAATAGGCTGGGCCTGTATGACGTGGAGAGTAAACTGAAGAGACTGAGAGATCAATCTAACATCACCTACATCTGCACCGTTAACTCATCCTACTCCAACCAGACCTGGAGAGCATCACTGACAGAGACAG TCATCAACGACATTACCCTCACATCGAAATTAGACTCATCTCTTGTCTGGACGGAAGTAAATTCAGCTGAGGGTAAGGATTTCACCATCCCTTGCAAAGTTCCATGGGTCACACGGAACTTCTCGCTGACCTGGACCTTCACGCTGACCGGAACAAACAAGCCCACAGTCATTTGCACTTATGACAGCGAGGCACAACTGCTGACTAACCAGTGGGAGGGCAGGGCCTGGCTGGATGCCCTAGTGGTGCAGGCGGGGGATGGATCACTGCGGCTCCTCAGCCCTCAGAGCGCAGAGAACACGGGCACTTACATCTGCATTGTCTCAAGCTTGCAGAGGAGTCATGAAAGCCAGACAGCGGTCAACATCACTTCACTGGCTCATGAAAGTACAGTATAA